The DNA segment GATCTTCGGCGGACCAGCCGCGTAAGGGACTGAGAAGACATGGGCATCCGCAAGTACAAGCCGACAACTCCGGGGCGCCGGGGCTCTTCGGTCTCCGATTTCGCAGAGATCACCAGGTCCACACCGGAAAAGTCGCTGCTCGCGCCGCTGAGCAAGACCGGTGGCCGCAACGCCTCCGGCAAGATCACCACCCGGCACAAGGGTGGCGGTCACAAGCGTGCGTACCGGATCATCGACTTCCGGCGTCACGACAAGGACGGCGTGCCTGCCAAGGTCGCGCACATCGAGTACGACCCCAACCGGTCGGCTCGTATCGCCTTGCTGCACTACGCCGACGGCGAGAAGCGGTACATCATCGCGCCGGAAAAGCTCAAGCAGGGTGACAGGGTGGAGGCCGGCCCTCGCGCCGACATCAAGCCCGGCAACAACCTGCCGCTGCGCAACATCCCGGTCGGCACCGTGATCCACGCGATCGAGCTCCGCCCCGGTGGCGGCGCCAAGATCGCGAGGTCCGCAGGCGCTCGTGTGCAGCTCGTCGCCAAGGACGGTCCGTACGCCCAGCTGCGGATGCCTTCGGGCGAGATCCGCAACGTGGACGTGCGCAACCGCGCCACCGTCGGCGAGGTCGGCAACTCCGAGCACTCCAACATCAACTGGGGCAAGGCGGGCCGCAACCGCTGGCGGGGCAAGCGTCCCACCGTTCGCGGTGTCGTCATGAACCCGGTCGACCACCCGCACGGTGGTGGTGAGGGCAAGACCTCGGGTGGCCGTCACCCGGTCAACCCGAACGGTAAGCCGGAAGGCCGCACTCGCCGCAACAAGCCGAGCGACAAGTTGATCGTCCGCCGCCGGCGTACCGGCAAGAAGCGCTGAGCAGGGAGGTAGAAGAACATGCCGCGCAGCCTGAAGAAGGGCCCGTTCGTGGACGACCACCTGCTCAAGAAGGTGGACGTGCTCAACGAGTCGGGCAAGAAGACCGTGATCAAGACCTGGTCCCGCAGGTCGACGATCATTCCGGACATGCTGGGACACACCATTGCGGTGCACGATGGCCGCAAGCACGTCCCGGTGTTCGTCACCGAGGCCATGGTGGGCCACAAACTTGGCGAGTTCGCACCCACGCGAACCTTCAAGGGCCACATCAAGGACGACCGCAAGTCGCGTCGCCGCTGAGCGCGCACCGAGAAGAGGAACTAGACGATGAACGTGCGTGAGGAGGGTGCAGCCGTGGAAGAACTGCCGACGGCTTACGCCCGGGCTCGCTTCGTCCGGGACTCGCCGACCAAGGTGCGCCGGGTGATCGAGCTGATCAAGGGTCGCAATGCCAACGAGGCTCTTGCCGTGCTCCGGTTCGCGCCGCAGACGGCCAGCGACCCGGTGGCGAAGGTGCTCGCGAGCGCCATGGCCAACGCCGAGAACAACCTCGACCTCGATCCGGACACGCTCTGGATCAAGAACGCTTATGCCGACGAGGGCCCGACCCTCAAGCGCATCCGGCCGCGTGCCCAGGGCCGCGCTTACCGGATTCGCAAGCGGACGAGCCACATCACGGTCGAGGTCGAGTCGCGGCCGGAAGCCAAGTCCAAGAGCAAGAAGAAGGCAGGTGGCCGGTAGTGGGCCAGAAAATCAACCCGCACGGCTTCCGGCTCGGGATCACCACGGACTGGAAGTCGCGCTGGTACGCCGACAAGCAGTACTCGGAGTACGTGGCCGAGGACGTGAAGATCCGCAAGCTGCTGTCCACGGGCATGGAGCGCGCGGGTATCTCCAAGGTCGAGATCGAGCGCACCCGTGACCGGGTCAGGGTCGACATCCACACCGCGAGGCCGGGCATCGTCATCGGCCGCCGCGGTGCGGAGGCCGACCGGATTCGTGGTGCGCTGGAGAAGCTCACCGGCAAGCAGGTGCAGCTCAACATCCTTGAGGTGAAGAACCCCGAGGCCGACGCCCAGCTCGTTGCGCAGGGTGTCGCGGAGCAGCTCTCGAACCGCGTTGCCTTCCGTCGTGCGATGCGTAAGGCAATCCAGACGTCCATGCGGTCCCCGCAGGTCAAGGGCATTCGCGTGCAGTGCAGTGGTCGTCTCGGTGGCGCCGAGATGTCCAGGTCCGAGCACTACCGCGACGGCCGCGTCCCGCTGCACACGCTGCGTGCCGACATCGACTACGGCTTCTTCGAGGCTCGTACGACGTTCGGTCGCATCGGCGTGAAGGTGTGGATCTACAAGGGCGACATCGTCGGTGGCCTGAAGGGTCGCGCCGAGCGCGATGCCGCTGCCGCCGCCGACAGGGCTCCGCGCCGTGAGCGTCCTTCGCGGCGTCGTTCTGGCTCCTCGGGCACCACGCCCACGTCGACCGAGGCCGGCCGTGCCGCCGCGGCTTCGCAGGGTGGCGCCCAGAGCGACACCGAGGCCGCGACCACCCAGGCCCCGCAGGTGGCTTCTCCGGACGCCACAGAGAAAACGGAGGGCTGAGGCGTGCTCATCCCACGCAAGGTCAAGCACCGTAAGCAGCACTCGCCCAAGCGGGCCGGTGCCGCCAAGGGCGGCACCAAGGTGACCTTTGGTGAGTTCGGCATTCAGGCGCTTGAGCACAGCTACGTGACCAACCGGCAGATCGAGTCCGCGCGTATTGCCATGACAAGGCACATCAAGCGTGGCGGGAAGATCTGGATCAACATTTTCCCCGACCGGCCGCTCACCAAGAAGCCCGCGGAAACCCGCATGGGTTCCGGTAAGGGCTCGCCGGAGTGGTGGGTTGCCAACGTGAAGCCGGGTCGAGTGATGTTCGAGATGAGCTTCCCGAACGAGACAGTGGCCCGCGAGGCATTGCGCCGCGCGATCCACAAACTCCCGATGAAGTGCCGGATCGTGACGCGCGAAGGTGGTGAGTTCTGATGGCGGCCGCAGGCGTCGTGACGTCAGAGCTTCGTGAGCTCACTGCGGAGGAGCTCGTGCTCCGTCTGAAGGAAGCCAAGGAGGAGCTGTTCAACCTCCGGTTCCAGATGGCGACCGGTCAGCTCGACAACAACCGCAGGCTGCGCACGGTTCGTGCGGACATCGCCCGCATCTACACCGTGATGCGTGAGCGCGAACTCGGGCTGTCGATCGCGCCCGAGGAGAACGAGAGTGAAGGTGCGGCATGACCGAGCCGGTGCAGAAGAAGGATTCCGGTCGTAACTACCGGAAGGTCCGTGAGGGCCTCGTGGTGTCCGACAAGATGGACAAGACGATCGTCGTCGAGCTCGAGGACCGCAAGAAGCACCCGCGCTACAGCAAGGTTCTGCGCTCCACCAAGAAGGTGAAGGCTCACGACGAGCAGAACACCGCTGGTGTGGGTGACCGGGTACTGCTGATGGAGACCCGGCCGACGTCCGCCACCAAGCGTTGGCGGCTGGTCGAGATCCGCGAGAAGGCCAAGTAAGCAGGGGCTCAACCGCCCCGTTCGTTCCGCAAGGCTCGGGCGACCGAGAACCAGCGCGACATACAGGAGTTGACGTGATCCAGCAGGAGTCGCGACTACGAGTCGCCGACAACACGGGTGCCAAGGAGATCCTGACCATCCGCGTGCTCGGTGGCTCGGGGCGGCGCTACGCGGGCATCGGCGACATCATCGTCGCTACCGTCAAGGACGCCATCCCGGGCGCCAACGTGAAGCGTGGTGACGTGGTCAAGGCCGTCATCGTCCGCACAGCGAAGGAGAAGCGTCGCCCCGACGGTTCCTACATTCGCTTCGACGAGAACGCCGCGGTGCTCATCAAGACCGACAACGAGCCGCGAGGCACCCGTATCTTCGGACCGGTCGGCCGCGAACTCCGCGACCGCAAGTTCATGAAGATCATCTCGCTTGCGCCGGAGGTGCTCTAAATGAAGGTGAAGAAGGGCGACACCGTCCTCGTCATCGCCGGTAAGGACAAGGGCGCGAAGGGCAAGGTCATTCAGTCCTACCCCGAGCGTCAGCGGGTCCTCGTCGAGGGTGTCAACCGGATCAAGAAGCACACGCGCATCACACAGACGCAGCGGGGTGCCCAGTCCGGCGGCATCATCACCCAGGAGGCGCCCATCCACGTTTCGAACGTGATGGTCGTGGACTCCGACGGCAAGCCGACGCGCGTTGGCTACCGCATTGGCGAGGACGGCAAGAAGGTTCGTATCTCGCGTAGGACGGGCAAGGACATCTGATGACGACCGCAGAGAAAACGTATCCAACGCCGCGGTTGAAGACCCGATACCGCGAAGAGATCGCAGGGCAGCTCCGCGAGGAGTTCGCCTTCGCCAACCCCCACCAGATTCCCGGTGTGGTCAAGGTTGTTGTCAACATGGGCGTCGGCGACGCCGCCAAGGACAGCAAGCTGATCGAGGGCGCCGTCCGCGACCTCGCCACCATCACAGGGCAGAAGCCCGAGGTGCGCAAGGCACGCAAGTCCATCGCGCAGTTCAAGCTGCGCGAGGGCCAGCCCATCGGCGCTCGCGTGACGCTGCGTGGCGACCGCATGTGGGAATTCCTCGACCGGTTGCTGACCATCGCGCTGCCCCGTATCCGCGACTTCCGCGGGCTCTCGGACCGGCAGTTCGACGGCAAGGGCAACTACACGTTCGGCCTGACCGAGCAGTCGATGTTCCACGAGATCAACCCTGACGCCATCGACCGCCCCCGCGGAATGGATGTCACGGTCGTCACGACCGCCACCACCGACGACGAGGGCCGCGCGCTGCTTCGCAAGCTCGGCTTCCCGTTCAAGGAGAACTGAGCAGATGGCCAAGAAAGCTCTGATCGCCAAGGCGGCCCGCAAGCCGAAGTTCAAGGTGCGCGCCTACACCCGCTGCCAGCGCTGCGGCCGGCCCCACTCGGTCTACCGCAAGTTCGGCCTCTGCCGAATCTGCCTGCGGGAGATGGCGCACGCGGGCCAGCTTCCCGGCGTCAGCAAATCCAGCTGGTGAAGGCTTTTTCCGTCCCATCCACTTCGCCACAGGCCCCGTGACGGGGAACCAGGGCGAGAAAGGTTGACAGGTCACCATGACGATGACCGACCCGATCGCAGACTTCTTGACTCGTCTGCGTAACGCGAACTCGGCGTACCACGACGAGGTCGTGCTTCCTCACTCGAAGATCAAGGCGAACATCGCCGACATCCTCAAGCGCGAGGGCTACATCTCGGACTTCCGCTCCGAGCCCGGCGAGAAGCACAAGAACCTGATCGTCGAGCTCAAGTACGGCCCGAACCGTGAGCGCAGCCTCGCGGGCTTGCGCCGTATCTCCAAGCCCGGCCTTCGGGTGTACGCGAAATCGACCACTCTGCCCAGCGTCCTCGGTGGCCTTGGCGTCGCGATCATCTCGACGTCCTCCGGCCTCCAGACCGACCGGCAGTGCAAGCGCAACGGCGTGGGCGGCGAAGTCCTCGCCTACGTTTGGTGAGGAAGGGGGACTGGCATGTCACGCATCGGAAAGTTGCCGATCACCGTCCCCTCCGGGGTCGAGGTGACCATCGAAGGGCAACACGTCACAGTCAAGGGGCCCAAGGGCACCCTTGAGCACACGGTCCCGGAGCCGATCGCGCTTGAGCGCGACGAAGACGGCGTTCTGACGGTCAAGCGGCCGGACGACGAGCGGGAGAGCCGCGCGCTGCACGGCCTGACCCGCACACTGGTGAACAACCTCGTCGTCGGTGTCACCGATGGCTACGAGAAGAAGATGGAAATCCACGGGGTCGGTTACCGCGTGCAGGCCAAGGGCTCGGACCTTGAGTTCGCCCTCGGCTACAGCCACCCGGTAATGATCAAGGCTCCGGAGGGCATCACCTTCAAGGTGGAGACCCCGACCAGGTTCTCGGTGTCCGGCATCGACAAGCAGAAGGTCGGCCAGATCGCGGCGGTCATCCGCAAGTTGCGGCGCCCTGACCCCTACAAGGGCAAGGGCCTTCGCTACGAGGGCGAGCGCATCCGTCGCAAGGTCGGAAAGACGGGTAAGTGATCATGAGCGAAACGGTTACTAAGCGCAAGCCGGTCGGCAAGGACATCTCGACCCGTCGCCGTGCAGGCAAGGTTCGTCGGCACGCCCGGCTGCGCAAGAAGATCAGCGGCACCCCGGAACGCCCCAGGATGTCGGTGAAGCGTTCGTCGCGGCACATCGTCGTTCAGTTGATCGACGATCTCACCGGGCACACCCTTGCTTCCGCGTCCAGCCTTGAGGCGGACGTGCAGGCCGTCGAGGGTGACAAGAAGGCCAAGGCCGCCAAGGTTGGCGAACTGGTCGCGGCTCGCGCCAAGAACGCGGGCATCTCCAAAGCGGTGTTCGACCGGGGTGGCAACGCCTACCACGGCCGGATCGCCGCGCTGGCCGACGCCGCCCGCGAGGCGGGGTTGGAGTTCTAGGACAGTGAACATTCTCGAGAACGGAAGGAACGCCTGATGCCGGGACGTACGCGGCAATCCGGCGGCCAGGGCGGACCCGGAGGCGACCGCGAACGCGGTGGCGGCCGGGACCGCAGGGACCGTCGTGACGGTGGCCGTGGCGGGGCGGCCCAGGACAAGACCCCGCACCTCGAGCGCGTCGTAGCGATCAACCGCGTGGCCAAGGTCGTCAAGGGTGGTCGTCGCTTCAGCTTCACCGCGCTGGTCGTCGTCGGTGACGGCGACGGGCAGGTCGGTGTCGGTTACGGCAAGGCCAAGGAAGTGCCGGCCGCCATCGCCAAGGGCGTCGAGGAGGCGAAGAAGAACTTCTTCCGCGTTCCTCGTATCGCAGGCACCATCCCGCACCCGGTACAGGGTGAGGAGGCCGCTGGTGTGGTGCTGCTGCGCCCCGCCAGTGCCGGTACCGGTGTCATCGCCGGTGGCCCTGTCCGTGCGGTGCTTGAGTGCGCTGGTGTGCACGACGTGTTGTCGAAGTCGCTCGGCAGCGACAACGCGATCAACATCGTGCACGCGACGGTGCGGGCGCTGAAGGACCTGCAACGTCCGGAGGAGGTCGCGGCTCGCCGTGGCTTGCCGCTTGAGGATGTCGCGCCGGCCAGGATGCTGCGTCAGCGCGCGGGCCAGGGGGTCTGACATGACGCAGCTTAAGGTCACTCAGATCAAGAGCGCGATCGGCACGAAGCAGAACCACCGTGCCTCTCTGCGTACCCTCGGGCTGCGCAAGATTCGGCAGTCCGTGGTTCGGGATGACACGCCTCAGGTGCGCGGGCTCATCCACACCGTTAGGCACCTGGTTGTAGTGGAGGAGGTCAAGTAATGGCCATCAAGATCCACCACTTGCGACCTGCACCCGGCGCCAAGCGGGACAAGATCCGCGTCGGCCGTGGTGAGGGCTCCAAGGGTAAGACCGCCGGTAGGGGTACGAAGGGCACGAAGGCCCGGAAGAACGTTCCCGCCGGCTTCGAGGGTGGGCAGATGCCCATCCACATGCGGCTGCCGAAGCTGCGTGGTTTCAAGAACCGGTTCCGTACCGAGTACCAGCCGGTCAACGTCGGTGACATCGCCAGGGTGTTCGCCGATGGCGGCAAGGTCAGCAAGGAAGACCTCGCGGCGAATGGCCTTGTTCGCAAGGGCAAGCTCGTGAAGGTCCTCGGCAACGGCGAGGTGGAGGGCGTCAAGCTCGACATCACCGCCGACGCTTTCTCGGCAAGCGCCAAGGAGAAGCTCGAAGCCGCTGGTGGCTCCATCACCAAGCTCTGAGCATTCCCAAGCGGCGTTATGCCGTTCAGCAAAACGGCCCACCGGCCACAACCCGGTGGGCCGTTTTCGTGCGTCCCCGACATTTCATCCCACCTCGCCTCCCGTTGTCCCCAACCGCGTTTAGCCCGCGAACTGCGGTCCGGCGTGGCCCACCCGACCGCGTTTAGCCCGCGAACTGCGGGTCGGGCCTGGATGCCTTGCGGTGCCCTCATGTCAGGATGAGATGAGGAAAACGGCCTCTGGAGTACGTGGACCAGGCGGTCGACGAAGGGGTAACGGGCACCCCGATGCCGCCGCGCTGAGGCAAAAGCCGCACTATGTGAGTTGGCTTGCGGCGGGGCTGTTAGAGTCGACCACACGCTTTGGGACTGGTATGCCCCGAAGTTCCCCTGGCTTGCCCGCCAGCAACAGTGTGTCCTGCCGACCCCAGTGTCGGCCAAGCCGTTCGTCGGTTGATCACCGACGACGCCGAGGAGGTCCCCCGCGTGCTCAGCGCTTTCCGCTCGGCTCTCGCGACGCCGGACCTGCGCAAGAAGATCCTGTTCACGCTGATGATCGTGGTGGTCTACCGGATCGGCACGGTCATTCCAGCGCCCGGGGTTTCCTACCCGAACGTTCAGGCATGTCAGGCGCAGAGCCAAGACCAGAACATTTTCTCCCTGCTGAATCTCTTCAGCGGCGGGGCGCTCCTACAGTTGTCGATCTTCGCGACCGGCATCATGCCGTACATCACGGCGAGCATCATCGTTCAGCTCCTCACCGTGGTCATTCCGCGCTTCGAGGAACTGAAGAAGGAAGGGCAGGCAGGGCAGAGCAAGCTCACGCAGTACACGCGCTACCTGACGATCGCGCTCGCGGTGCTACAGGCCACCGGCGTCATCGCACTCGCGGACCGCGGTGCCCTGTTCGGTGATTGCGACCAGCCGGTCATCCCTGACAACAGCGTCTACACACTGGCGCTCACGGTTCTCACCATGACAGCGGGTACCGCGGTCATGATGTGGCTGGGTGAGTTGATCACCGAGCGGGGTGTCGGCAACGGCATGTCGTTGCTGATCTTCCTGAACATCGCGGCGCAGATCCCGGCAGAAGGTGCCAACATCCTGAACAACCAGGGTGGCCTCATCTTCTTCTTCGTCTGCCTGCTGGCACTGGCGATCATCGCGAGCGTCATCTTCGTCGAGCAGGGGCAACGTCGTATCCCGGTCCAGTACGCGAAGCGTATGGTCGGGCGCCGGATGTACGGCGGTACGTCGACCTACCTGCCGATCAAGGTCAACCAGGCCGGTGTCATCCCGGTCATCTTCGCTTCGTCGTTGCTGTACCTGCCGGATCTCATCGGCAGGCTCATCGGAGACCCGAACCAAGCATCTGGCTGGCAGCGTTTCCTGCAGACATACTTGGTGGATCAGTCGAGCTGGGTGCACATCCTGGCGTACTTCGCGCTGATCATGTTCTTCACGTACTTCTACATCACCATCACGTTCAACGTGGATGAGCGTGCGGAGGAGATGAAGAAGTTCGGCGGGTTCATTCCAGGTATCCGTCCAGGCAGGCCCACGGCCGAGTACCTGGGCTTCGTGCTCAGCCGGATCACTCTTCCGGGTTCGATTTACCTCGGCCTCGTGGCGATTCTGCCCAACTTCTTCTTGTCCATCACCGGCCAGGGGCAGAACCAGAACTTCCCCTTCGGCGGCACGGCTGTGCTGATCATGGTCGGTGTCGGTCTTGACACCGTGAAGCAGATCGAAAGCCAGCTCATGCAGCGCAACTATGAAGGGTTCCTCCGATGACGCGTGTGGTTTTGGTCGGTCCACCAGGTGCGGGTAAAGGCACGCAGGCGGCGGCGCTGTCCGAGCGCCTCGGCGTTCCCCATATCTCCACCGGTGAGCTGTTCAGGGCACACGTCGGTGAGCAGACTCCGCTGGGACAGGAAGCCAAGCGTTACCTCGATTCCGGTGACCTCGTTCCCGACTCGGTGACCAACGAAATGGTGCGAGAGCGGCTGGCGGAGCCGGACGCGAAGCGGGGTTTCCTGCTCGACGGCTTCCCCCGCAACACCAAGCAGGCCGAGGTGCTCGGCGAGATGCTGTCGGACGCCGACATGTCACTGGATGCGGCGATCGAATTGCAGGTGGCCGAGGATGTGCTGGTCGAGCGGCTTCTTTCGCGGGGGCGCTCGGACGACACGGAGGAGGTCATCCGCCGTCGGCAGCAGGTGTACCGCTCAGAGACGGCCCCGTTGCTGGAGTACTACGCGGACATCCTGGTGACCGTTGACGGCGTCGGCGATGTCGACGAGGTGTCGACGAGGGTGCTGGACGCACTCAACAAGCCCTCGTGAATCTTCGCGCTCTGCCTGTGCTGCGGTGGCTTCGCCGTGGCGGGTCCATCGAGGTCAAGACACGTGGTGAATTGGAAGCCATGCGTGAGGCGGGCCTTGTCGTCGCCCACACGTTGGCCGAGGTCACGAAGGCTGCTCAGCAGGGTGTGACCACTGCGGAACTGGACGAGCTGGCCGAGCAGTGCATTCACGATGCGGGCGCGGTGCCGTCGTTCAAGGGCTATCACGGTTTCCCCGCGTCCATCTGCGCGTCGGTGAACGAGCAGATCGTCCACGGTATTCCGTCGAGTAAGCAGGTGTTGGCGGACGGTGATCTGCTGTCCGTCGACTGCGGAGCCATCTTGACGGGCTGGCATGGAGACGCGGCGGTCACCATCGAGGTAGGCAGCGTTTCGCCCGCGGACTGTGCTTTGTCCGCCGCGACCAAATCCGCCATGTGGGCTGGTATAGAAGCAGCCCGGCCCGGTATTCGACTGACGGACATATCGCACGCGATCGAGCAGGCGGCGGAGCGCGCCGGCGCCACCGACGGCGTCGAGTACGGAATGATCGCTGAATATGGTGGCCACGGTATCGGCCGCGAGATGCACATGGATCCGTTCTTGCCCAACCTCGGAAAACCGGGGAAAGGGCCGCGTATCAACTCGGGGGCGGTCCTCGCCATCGAGCCCATGTTGACAGGCGGCGGCAGCGAAACCCTCGAACTCGACGATGGCTGGACCGTCGTCACCGCTGATCACTCTCGCGCATCACATTGGGAACACACCGTGGCCATCACTGACGACGGTCCGTGGGTGCTCACCGCTCCTGAGGGCAAGTAGCCTCGCCGTCCCCTGTCTGACATCGCATTTAGCCCGCTAAAGGCGGTGGTGACCACGGTCCGGACCGCGTTTAGCCCGCTAAATGCAGCGTGTCGGGTACGACCGTGGTTCTGTAACGGTGTTACGTGCAGGTGGTCGACCACGGTGTGTCGCAGGCCGCCTAACATGGGCGGCCCCGAATTAGGGTCCTTGACACGAGGTGCGTACACTGTTTAGTCGGCGTGCTCTTCACGTCGATTCCATGGCGCTATGAATTCCTAGGGCATTGGAGTCGAGGTGACGCGCGTGCCACTGACAAGTAGCACTCACCGCTCAACCAATCACGAAACGCGGAGGACATGGCGAAGAAAGACGGGGCCATTGAAGTCGAAGGCCGCGTAATCGAGCCGCTTCCCAACGCGATGTTTCGCGTCGAGTTGGAGAACGGCCACAAGGTCCTTGCACACATCAGTGGCAAGATGCGGCAGCACTACATCCGCATTCTGCCGGAGGACAGGGTTGTCGTAGAGCTGTCACCCTACGACTTGTCCCGTGGTCGCATCGTCTACCGCTACAAGTGATCACGGTGAGCGTGGTGACGGGCAACCGTCACCGGGGGGCGCGCAACTCAGCACGAGCAGGAAAGCAGGAGACGTGAAGGTCAAACCTAGCGTCAAGAAGATCTGCGACAAGTGCCAGATCGTCCGTCGGCACGGGCGGATCATGGTGATCTGCGACAACCTCCGGCACAAGCAGCGGCAGGGCTGATCGCCAGCACTCGTTACAGAGTGGCTTGACATCTCAATACCTCCCCGCACCTGCCGGGCCGCACCTCAGCGGCGGCCAGGTTCACCCCCGGACTCCAGGCCGGGGCCGGGACACCATCCGCGAGAGCGGGTGGGCGACAGCGAGTCGTCCCGGGATGGACGGGGAGCAGACCTGGAGAGACGACTAACGAAGGAGCATCAGCGCCAATGGCACGACTCGCTGGCGTCGACCTCCCCCGCGAAAAGCGGTTGGAGATCGCGCTTACCTACATCTACGGCGTCGGCCGTACCCGCTCCAAGGAACTCATCACCGCCACCGGCCTCAACGCGGACAGCCGCGTGCGGGACCTCAGCGATGACGACGTTGTGAAGCTGCGGGATTACATCGAAGAGAACTTCAAGGTCGAGGGTGACCTTCGCCGCGAGGTGAACGCCGACATCCGTCGCAAGATCGAGATCGGGTGCTACGAGGGTCTGCGCTGGCGTCGTGGCCTGCCCGTCCGTGGGCAGCGCACCAAGACGAACGC comes from the Prauserella marina genome and includes:
- the secY gene encoding preprotein translocase subunit SecY, which gives rise to MLSAFRSALATPDLRKKILFTLMIVVVYRIGTVIPAPGVSYPNVQACQAQSQDQNIFSLLNLFSGGALLQLSIFATGIMPYITASIIVQLLTVVIPRFEELKKEGQAGQSKLTQYTRYLTIALAVLQATGVIALADRGALFGDCDQPVIPDNSVYTLALTVLTMTAGTAVMMWLGELITERGVGNGMSLLIFLNIAAQIPAEGANILNNQGGLIFFFVCLLALAIIASVIFVEQGQRRIPVQYAKRMVGRRMYGGTSTYLPIKVNQAGVIPVIFASSLLYLPDLIGRLIGDPNQASGWQRFLQTYLVDQSSWVHILAYFALIMFFTYFYITITFNVDERAEEMKKFGGFIPGIRPGRPTAEYLGFVLSRITLPGSIYLGLVAILPNFFLSITGQGQNQNFPFGGTAVLIMVGVGLDTVKQIESQLMQRNYEGFLR
- a CDS encoding adenylate kinase, with protein sequence MTRVVLVGPPGAGKGTQAAALSERLGVPHISTGELFRAHVGEQTPLGQEAKRYLDSGDLVPDSVTNEMVRERLAEPDAKRGFLLDGFPRNTKQAEVLGEMLSDADMSLDAAIELQVAEDVLVERLLSRGRSDDTEEVIRRRQQVYRSETAPLLEYYADILVTVDGVGDVDEVSTRVLDALNKPS
- the map gene encoding type I methionyl aminopeptidase codes for the protein MNLRALPVLRWLRRGGSIEVKTRGELEAMREAGLVVAHTLAEVTKAAQQGVTTAELDELAEQCIHDAGAVPSFKGYHGFPASICASVNEQIVHGIPSSKQVLADGDLLSVDCGAILTGWHGDAAVTIEVGSVSPADCALSAATKSAMWAGIEAARPGIRLTDISHAIEQAAERAGATDGVEYGMIAEYGGHGIGREMHMDPFLPNLGKPGKGPRINSGAVLAIEPMLTGGGSETLELDDGWTVVTADHSRASHWEHTVAITDDGPWVLTAPEGK
- the infA gene encoding translation initiation factor IF-1 yields the protein MAKKDGAIEVEGRVIEPLPNAMFRVELENGHKVLAHISGKMRQHYIRILPEDRVVVELSPYDLSRGRIVYRYK
- the rpmJ gene encoding 50S ribosomal protein L36 produces the protein MKVKPSVKKICDKCQIVRRHGRIMVICDNLRHKQRQG
- the rpsM gene encoding 30S ribosomal protein S13 gives rise to the protein MARLAGVDLPREKRLEIALTYIYGVGRTRSKELITATGLNADSRVRDLSDDDVVKLRDYIEENFKVEGDLRREVNADIRRKIEIGCYEGLRWRRGLPVRGQRTKTNARTRKGPKKTVAGKKKAGKK